GTCCTCGGGTTCGGCCAGATCGGCGAATTCGAGCTTGTAGGCCATCCCGGAACAGCCGGAGGTTTTCACGCCGAGACGGATGCCGATGCCCTTGCCGCGCTTGGCAAGAAACCTGGCGACGTGTTGAGCAGCGGCTTCGGAAAGGGTCACGGCCATCGCATCACTCCGCATGCTTCTTCTTGTAATCGGCGACCGCCGCCTTGATCGCGTCCTCGGCGAGGATCGAGCAATGGATCTTCACCGGCGGCAGCGCGAGTTCCTCGGCGATCTGCGTGTTCTTGATCTGCAAGGCCTCGTCGAGCGTCTTGCCTTTCACCCATTCGGTGACCAACGAGCTCGAGGCGATCGCCGAGCCGCAGCCGTAGGTCTTGAACTTGGCATCTTCGATGATGCCGTCCTTATTGACCTTGATCTGCAGTTTCATCACGTCGCCGCAGGCCGGCGCGCCGACCATGCCGGTGGCCACCCCCTCCTCGTCCTTCGGAAAGGAGCCGACGTTGCGGGGGTTTTCATAGTGATCGAGTACTTTTTCGCTATAAGCCATGATGGTCCTCCAATATCAATGAGCCGCCCACTGGACGGTGGATAGATCGATGCCTTCCAGATGCATCTCCCACAGCGGCGAGAGCTCGCGCAGCTTGCCG
This genomic interval from Sulfuricystis multivorans contains the following:
- the iscU gene encoding Fe-S cluster assembly scaffold IscU: MAYSEKVLDHYENPRNVGSFPKDEEGVATGMVGAPACGDVMKLQIKVNKDGIIEDAKFKTYGCGSAIASSSLVTEWVKGKTLDEALQIKNTQIAEELALPPVKIHCSILAEDAIKAAVADYKKKHAE